The Arachis hypogaea cultivar Tifrunner chromosome 14, arahy.Tifrunner.gnm2.J5K5, whole genome shotgun sequence genome has a segment encoding these proteins:
- the LOC112744397 gene encoding uncharacterized protein isoform X2, with amino-acid sequence MRAILRKASQQDVKVSEHAHTDLLSKILQSNIRLGDAHLNKEDPSMVLARWVELQQSVNVLFTSNTSGKTEYVYARVKLSRYSLEVLSEDLPATISKISFPKTMKWNSQVCGI; translated from the exons ATGCGGGCCATTCTTAGGAAAGCAAGCCAGCAGGATGTAAAG GTATCGGAGCATGCTCATACTGATTTGTTGAGTAAGATTCTGCAGTCTAACATAAGATTAGGGGATGCCCATCTAAACAAGGAGGATCCCTCGATGGTTTTAGCCAGGTGGGTGGAACTTCAGCAATCTGTAAATGTgctctttaccagtaacacttcTG GAAAAACAGAATATGTTTATGCTCGTGTGAAGCTTTCAAGATATTCTTTAGAG GTTCTGTCTGAAGATTTGCCTGCTACTATTTCTAAAATATCATTTCCAAAGACGATGAAATGGAATTCCCAGGTATGTGGGATTTGA
- the LOC112744397 gene encoding DNA-directed RNA polymerase I subunit 1 isoform X1, which produces MFFLENIFVPPIKFRPPTKGGDMVSEHAHTDLLSKILQSNIRLGDAHLNKEDPSMVLARWVELQQSVNVLFTSNTSGKTEYVYARVKLSRYSLEVLSEDLPATISKISFPKTMKWNSQVCGI; this is translated from the exons ATGTTCTTTCTTGAGAATATTTTTGTTCCACCAATCAAATTCCGCCCTCCCACTAAAGGAGGTGATATG GTATCGGAGCATGCTCATACTGATTTGTTGAGTAAGATTCTGCAGTCTAACATAAGATTAGGGGATGCCCATCTAAACAAGGAGGATCCCTCGATGGTTTTAGCCAGGTGGGTGGAACTTCAGCAATCTGTAAATGTgctctttaccagtaacacttcTG GAAAAACAGAATATGTTTATGCTCGTGTGAAGCTTTCAAGATATTCTTTAGAG GTTCTGTCTGAAGATTTGCCTGCTACTATTTCTAAAATATCATTTCCAAAGACGATGAAATGGAATTCCCAGGTATGTGGGATTTGA
- the LOC112744397 gene encoding DNA-directed RNA polymerase I subunit 1 isoform X3, whose translation MFFLENIFVPPIKFRPPTKGGDMVSEHAHTDLLSKILQSNIRLGDAHLNKEDPSMVLARKNRICLCSCEAFKIFFRGSV comes from the exons ATGTTCTTTCTTGAGAATATTTTTGTTCCACCAATCAAATTCCGCCCTCCCACTAAAGGAGGTGATATG GTATCGGAGCATGCTCATACTGATTTGTTGAGTAAGATTCTGCAGTCTAACATAAGATTAGGGGATGCCCATCTAAACAAGGAGGATCCCTCGATGGTTTTAGCCAG GAAAAACAGAATATGTTTATGCTCGTGTGAAGCTTTCAAGATATTCTTTAGAG GTTCTGTCTGA